The Myxococcota bacterium genome has a segment encoding these proteins:
- a CDS encoding prepilin-type N-terminal cleavage/methylation domain-containing protein produces MSTNGPRSARASHDGFTLLEMVAVVAILALVMSLIAPSFGLTRQGDLREAATAVASSLEYARQRAVMTARPHRLRLGLEEGTYQLEWFVTDADEDPDAPPPPPLDLRGPIPMSPPTRDLPSYRPVPGDFGDARRLDEDVYFEGVQMDEGWFDTGEFQIVFAADGSTAPAQVVLGSEGIQGYVLDVSPLLDSVRILDDEPR; encoded by the coding sequence GTGAGCACGAACGGCCCGCGCAGCGCCCGCGCCTCGCACGACGGCTTCACGCTGCTCGAGATGGTCGCGGTCGTCGCGATCCTCGCGCTCGTGATGTCGCTGATCGCGCCGAGCTTCGGGCTCACGCGCCAGGGAGACCTGCGCGAGGCCGCGACCGCCGTCGCGAGCTCCCTCGAGTACGCGCGCCAGCGCGCCGTGATGACGGCGAGGCCGCACCGCCTGCGCCTCGGCCTCGAGGAGGGCACGTACCAGCTCGAGTGGTTCGTCACCGACGCCGACGAGGACCCGGATGCGCCGCCCCCTCCGCCCCTCGACCTGCGCGGCCCCATCCCGATGTCGCCGCCCACCCGCGACCTGCCGAGCTACCGCCCCGTGCCCGGCGACTTCGGGGACGCGCGTCGCCTCGACGAGGACGTGTACTTCGAGGGCGTGCAGATGGACGAGGGCTGGTTCGACACCGGCGAGTTCCAGATCGTCTTCGCCGCGGACGGCTCGACCGCGCCGGCGCAGGTCGTGCTCGGGAGCGAAGGCATCCAGGGCTACGTGCTCGACGTGAGCCCGCTGCTCGACTCCGTGAGGATCCTCGACGATGAGCCTCGTTAG
- the gspG gene encoding type II secretion system major pseudopilin GspG — translation MEPTIAPPPTDSAARPTRPARTAARGFTLLEMVAVVAIIGILMGLIGTQILGRVGEARKTAAEAQMTQLVQSLELYRLDNGRYPTTEQGLEALVTAPTTPPEPRRYPVDGYVKERKKLLDTWSNPFQYESPGQHNPRGFDIWSLGADGQAGGDDLDADFGNWEDDAAGN, via the coding sequence ATGGAACCGACGATCGCCCCTCCGCCGACGGACTCCGCGGCGCGCCCGACCCGCCCTGCCCGCACCGCCGCGCGCGGGTTCACGCTGCTCGAGATGGTCGCCGTCGTCGCGATCATCGGGATCCTGATGGGACTGATCGGAACGCAGATCCTCGGGCGCGTCGGCGAAGCGCGGAAGACGGCCGCCGAGGCGCAGATGACGCAGCTCGTCCAGTCGCTCGAGCTCTACCGGCTCGACAACGGGCGCTACCCGACGACCGAGCAGGGCCTCGAGGCGCTCGTGACCGCGCCCACGACGCCCCCGGAGCCGCGCCGCTACCCGGTCGACGGCTACGTCAAGGAGCGCAAGAAGCTGCTCGACACCTGGAGCAACCCGTTCCAGTACGAGAGCCCCGGGCAGCACAACCCGCGCGGCTTCGACATCTGGTCGCTCGGGGCCGACGGACAGGCCGGCGGCGACGACCTCGACGCCGACTTCGGAAACTGGGAAGACGACGCCGCGGGCAACTAG
- the gspF gene encoding type II secretion system inner membrane protein GspF: MAIYAYKGVHADGKSAKGSVTADSARAARAKMRSQGVILTELVEATEGARGAAREESDAEESRLARALSLVSVGRIPPMENAIATRQLSTLVLAGIPLVESLGALVQQVEHAKLRSTFAQVRERVNEGSSLADALTATRQFDNLYVSMVRAGEASGALGTVLARVADYQEDQLRLSNKVLSIMLYPAIMLGFSVLVIGALVTFVLPQITSLLADMNQALPLPTRIILGTSAFLRGWWWALALALAAGLLGLRAFRRTERGREAWDRFRLRLPVLGRLTRVLAIARLTRTLSTLLASGVGIVKSLDIAKHVANNAVIARAVDQARTSIVEGTPLAVPLRASGEFPAMVTTMIEVGEHSGELEGMLGRVADTYDEQVENTITRLTALLEPALILVMVGIVLVIILATLQPLLQLTNSVTR, translated from the coding sequence GTGGCGATCTACGCGTACAAGGGCGTCCACGCCGACGGCAAGTCGGCCAAGGGCTCCGTCACGGCGGACAGCGCGCGCGCCGCCCGCGCCAAGATGCGCTCGCAGGGCGTGATCCTGACGGAGCTCGTCGAGGCCACCGAGGGCGCGCGCGGCGCCGCGCGCGAGGAGTCCGACGCCGAGGAGTCGCGCCTCGCGCGCGCCCTCTCGCTCGTCTCGGTGGGCCGCATCCCGCCGATGGAGAACGCGATCGCGACGCGCCAGCTGTCGACGCTCGTGCTGGCCGGCATCCCGCTCGTCGAGTCGCTCGGCGCGCTCGTCCAGCAGGTCGAACACGCGAAGCTGCGGTCGACCTTCGCGCAGGTCCGCGAGCGCGTGAACGAGGGCTCGTCGCTCGCCGACGCCCTCACCGCCACGCGGCAGTTCGACAACCTCTACGTCAGCATGGTGCGCGCCGGCGAGGCGAGCGGCGCGCTCGGCACCGTGCTCGCGCGCGTCGCCGACTACCAGGAGGACCAGCTGCGGCTGTCCAACAAGGTGCTGTCGATCATGCTCTACCCGGCCATCATGCTGGGCTTCTCGGTGCTCGTGATCGGCGCGCTCGTCACCTTCGTGCTGCCGCAGATCACGAGCCTGCTGGCCGACATGAACCAGGCGCTGCCGCTGCCGACGCGCATCATCCTCGGCACCTCCGCGTTCCTGCGCGGCTGGTGGTGGGCGCTCGCGCTCGCCCTGGCCGCAGGGCTCCTCGGCCTGCGCGCCTTCCGCCGCACCGAGCGCGGGCGCGAGGCCTGGGACCGCTTCCGCCTGCGCCTCCCCGTGCTCGGAAGGCTCACGCGCGTGCTCGCGATCGCGCGTCTCACGCGCACGCTCTCGACGCTGCTCGCGAGCGGCGTCGGCATCGTGAAGTCGCTCGACATCGCGAAGCACGTCGCCAACAACGCCGTGATCGCGCGCGCCGTCGACCAGGCGCGCACGAGCATCGTCGAGGGCACGCCGCTCGCCGTGCCGCTGCGCGCGAGCGGCGAGTTCCCGGCCATGGTGACGACCATGATCGAGGTCGGCGAGCACAGCGGCGAGCTCGAGGGCATGCTCGGCCGCGTCGCCGACACCTACGACGAGCAGGTCGAGAACACGATCACGCGGCTCACCGCACTGCTCGAGCCGGCGCTCATCCTCGTGATGGTGGGCATCGTGCTCGTCATCATCCTGGCTACCCTGCAGCCGCTCCTGCAGCTCACCAACTCGGTCACGCGCTAG
- the gspE gene encoding type II secretion system ATPase GspE, whose product MSQAPTALDGAPGARAGRLDLGDVLLRTTRLDADQLAEARRLQAETGERLADVLIEEGMVSADELLVAFSEQLGLPLRTSLAPDEIDDTLLQHVPIGFAKQHKLLPIGRSTGAGPSAVDAIRVVAASPLDTAPLDDLRMLFDGAEIDVELAPERVIVDAINTVYDRGPSATDQLAEEAEDDLDALAGEISNEPTDLLEATDDAPIIRLVNSMLQHAVKERASDIHIEPFEREIRVRFRIDDVLYEPMKPLPRALQASIASRIKIMGSLDIAEKRLPQDGRIRLKIAGRGYDVRLSTVPVTYGERLVLRLLPDTQELLDLEKIGFAQHQLQAIERIVKRPNGIFLVTGPTGSGKTTTLHAALAKINDTDKNIITIEDPVEIQQPGVGQIEVNPKIGLTFAAGLRSVLRQDPNVVLVGEIRDLETAEIAIQASLTGHLVLSTLHTNDAASAITRLVDMGVEPFLVGSSLVGALAQRLVRVLCNECKEAYEATPEELSEIGVRHPGRPVKLFRPVGCATCSYSGYRGRLGIFELMLIDDEIRDMVTKNVDSKTIKHKAVSKGMGTLRGDGARKVLRGITSIAEVLRATEEEGAVAQI is encoded by the coding sequence GTGAGCCAGGCGCCCACCGCGCTCGACGGCGCGCCGGGCGCGCGCGCGGGCCGACTCGACCTCGGCGACGTCCTGCTGCGCACGACGCGGCTCGACGCCGATCAGCTCGCCGAGGCGCGCCGTCTGCAGGCCGAGACGGGCGAACGTCTCGCCGACGTCCTGATCGAGGAAGGGATGGTGAGCGCGGACGAGCTGCTCGTCGCGTTCTCCGAGCAGCTCGGGCTCCCGCTGCGCACGTCGCTCGCGCCGGACGAGATCGACGACACCCTGCTGCAGCACGTCCCGATCGGATTCGCGAAGCAGCACAAGCTGCTCCCGATCGGCCGCAGCACGGGCGCGGGGCCGAGCGCGGTCGATGCGATCCGCGTCGTCGCCGCGAGCCCGCTCGACACTGCGCCGCTCGACGACCTCCGCATGCTGTTCGACGGCGCCGAGATCGACGTCGAGCTGGCCCCCGAACGCGTGATCGTCGACGCGATCAACACCGTCTACGACCGCGGCCCGAGCGCCACCGACCAGCTCGCCGAGGAGGCCGAGGACGACCTCGACGCGCTCGCGGGCGAGATCTCGAACGAGCCGACCGACCTGCTCGAGGCGACGGACGACGCGCCCATCATCCGGCTCGTGAACTCGATGCTCCAGCACGCGGTGAAGGAGCGCGCGAGCGACATCCACATCGAGCCGTTCGAGCGCGAGATCCGCGTGCGCTTCCGCATCGACGACGTGCTCTACGAGCCGATGAAGCCGCTCCCGCGCGCGCTGCAGGCGAGCATCGCGTCGCGCATCAAGATCATGGGCTCGCTCGACATCGCGGAGAAGCGGCTGCCGCAGGACGGCCGCATCCGGCTCAAGATCGCGGGGCGCGGCTACGACGTCCGCCTGTCGACCGTGCCCGTCACCTACGGCGAGCGTCTCGTGCTGCGCCTCCTGCCCGACACGCAGGAGCTCCTCGACCTCGAGAAGATCGGGTTCGCGCAGCACCAGCTCCAGGCGATCGAGCGCATCGTCAAGCGGCCGAACGGCATCTTCCTCGTCACCGGCCCCACCGGCTCGGGCAAGACGACGACGCTGCACGCGGCGCTCGCGAAGATCAACGACACCGACAAGAACATCATCACGATCGAGGACCCGGTCGAGATCCAGCAGCCGGGCGTCGGACAGATCGAGGTCAACCCGAAGATCGGCCTCACGTTCGCGGCCGGGCTGCGCTCGGTGCTCCGCCAGGACCCGAACGTCGTGCTCGTCGGCGAGATCCGCGACCTCGAGACCGCCGAGATCGCGATCCAGGCGTCGCTCACCGGCCACCTCGTGCTGTCGACGCTGCACACGAACGACGCGGCCAGCGCGATCACGCGCCTCGTCGACATGGGAGTCGAGCCGTTCCTCGTCGGGTCGTCGCTCGTCGGCGCGCTCGCGCAGCGTCTCGTGCGCGTGCTGTGCAACGAGTGCAAGGAGGCGTACGAGGCGACGCCCGAGGAGCTGAGCGAGATCGGCGTCCGCCACCCCGGCCGCCCCGTGAAGCTGTTCCGGCCCGTCGGCTGCGCGACCTGCAGCTACTCGGGCTACCGCGGCCGGCTCGGCATCTTCGAGCTGATGCTGATCGACGACGAGATCCGCGACATGGTCACGAAGAACGTCGACTCGAAGACGATCAAGCACAAGGCGGTGTCGAAGGGCATGGGCACCCTCCGCGGCGACGGCGCGCGCAAGGTCCTGCGCGGCATCACGTCCATCGCCGAAGTGCTGCGCGCGACCGAGGAGGAAGGCGCGGTCGCGCAGATCTGA
- the gspD gene encoding type II secretion system secretin GspD, translating into MMRTRQTDVRALAGARPHLAFAIAAVLLALAAIAPSAGAQRTPPARETVEDNGAKLVQLDFDDVELAAVIEAIAKLTNKNFIYDDRVRGRVTIVSPTQVTVDQAYAVFESVLQVKGFSTVPGPGGVIKVVPVREVKESSIETVREGEPSPNRDHFVTRLIPLRYIDATEISNTLKPLVSKDAALIAYAPTNTLILTDSSSNIRRLLDILGSIDISSYREELAVIPIEYADATTLGDQISEIYGAEVSAVAGSVRRSTRRAVNRGAEQANPQLAPGIRVRILPDTRTNSLIVLAPRQQIQDVRELVEKLDVRVSGAGTIHVYYLRHADAEELAQTLNSLLSGQSNTSTPGATGAAGAPGAGNPALRSVVTELAEGITVTADPGTNSLVIQASREGYETLVKVIEQLDVQRPQVLVEALIMEVDVSDGLELGLNALVEAMSNKWNVDLKQVTNDVTAGAIDGMAGAVTGGPLAVNAVGTSGNTKIQAILHAAASDGTTNVISAPHILTSDNEEAEIRIGNNIPIVTSRLEGATGGNNLSTSVNVERQDIGVTLRVTPQISEGDTLRLKLFQELSDVNTGLSASAALTEDSGPALTNTRIENTLVVSNGETVVIGGLLSDNTKDETTKIPFLGDIPFLGWAFKTTSTQKTKQNLLVFLTPHIIRSREDLERATIRKREQFGEAAGPPLALEKDDRARAEESGIDLAMARGQNPVLATVRSHRTRYPLERMQELERSTGLAAGNLSIAQTSQRYAVRAGVFTDEGAATDALARVVDAGHDAALVTSEANGALVFELRVGPYPSLDAAQTASALLRGGLGLDASVEILPPDGARDPLREDAP; encoded by the coding sequence ATGATGCGCACTCGCCAGACCGATGTTCGCGCGCTCGCCGGCGCGCGTCCCCACCTCGCCTTCGCGATCGCGGCAGTGTTGCTCGCGCTCGCCGCGATCGCGCCTTCGGCCGGCGCGCAGCGCACGCCGCCCGCGCGCGAGACGGTCGAGGACAACGGGGCGAAGCTCGTCCAGCTCGACTTCGACGACGTCGAGCTCGCCGCGGTGATCGAGGCGATCGCCAAGCTCACGAACAAGAACTTCATCTACGACGATCGCGTCCGCGGCCGCGTCACGATCGTCTCGCCGACGCAGGTCACGGTCGACCAGGCCTACGCGGTCTTCGAATCCGTGCTGCAGGTGAAGGGCTTCTCGACCGTGCCCGGGCCCGGCGGCGTGATCAAGGTCGTTCCGGTGCGCGAGGTGAAGGAGTCGAGCATCGAGACGGTGCGCGAGGGCGAGCCGAGCCCGAACCGCGACCACTTCGTCACGCGCCTCATCCCGCTCCGCTACATCGACGCGACCGAGATCTCGAACACGCTGAAGCCGCTCGTCTCGAAGGACGCCGCGCTGATCGCCTACGCGCCGACGAACACGCTGATCCTCACCGACTCGTCGTCGAACATCCGCCGCCTGCTCGACATCCTCGGGTCGATCGACATCTCGTCCTACCGCGAGGAGCTCGCGGTCATCCCGATCGAGTACGCCGACGCGACGACGCTCGGCGACCAGATCTCCGAGATCTACGGCGCCGAGGTGAGCGCCGTCGCCGGCAGCGTGCGGCGATCGACGCGCCGCGCGGTGAACCGCGGCGCGGAGCAGGCGAACCCGCAGCTCGCGCCGGGCATCCGCGTCCGCATCCTGCCCGACACGCGCACGAACTCGCTCATCGTGCTCGCGCCGCGCCAGCAGATCCAGGACGTCCGCGAGCTCGTCGAGAAGCTCGACGTGCGCGTCTCGGGGGCGGGCACCATCCACGTCTACTACCTGCGCCACGCCGACGCCGAGGAGCTCGCGCAGACCCTGAACTCGCTGCTCTCCGGGCAGAGCAACACGTCGACGCCCGGCGCCACCGGGGCGGCCGGCGCGCCGGGCGCGGGCAACCCGGCGCTGCGCTCGGTCGTGACCGAGCTCGCGGAGGGCATCACGGTCACGGCCGATCCGGGGACGAACTCGCTCGTCATCCAGGCGAGCCGCGAGGGCTACGAGACGCTCGTCAAGGTGATCGAGCAGCTCGACGTCCAGCGCCCGCAGGTGCTCGTCGAGGCGCTCATCATGGAGGTCGACGTCAGCGACGGCCTCGAGCTCGGTCTCAACGCGCTCGTCGAGGCCATGAGCAACAAATGGAACGTCGACCTGAAGCAGGTGACGAACGACGTGACCGCGGGGGCCATCGACGGAATGGCGGGCGCCGTCACCGGCGGCCCGCTCGCCGTCAACGCGGTCGGCACGTCCGGCAACACGAAGATCCAGGCGATCCTCCACGCCGCGGCGAGCGACGGCACGACGAACGTCATCTCCGCCCCGCACATCCTCACGTCCGACAACGAGGAGGCGGAGATCCGGATCGGCAACAACATCCCGATCGTCACGAGCCGGCTCGAGGGCGCGACGGGCGGCAACAACCTGTCGACGTCGGTCAACGTCGAGCGCCAGGACATCGGCGTCACGCTGCGCGTCACGCCGCAGATCAGCGAGGGCGACACGCTCCGCCTCAAGCTCTTCCAGGAGCTCTCGGACGTGAACACGGGACTGAGTGCATCCGCAGCGCTCACCGAGGACTCGGGCCCCGCCCTCACCAACACGCGCATCGAGAACACGCTCGTCGTCTCGAACGGCGAGACGGTCGTGATCGGCGGGCTCCTGAGCGACAACACCAAGGACGAGACGACGAAGATCCCCTTCCTCGGCGACATCCCGTTCCTCGGCTGGGCGTTCAAGACGACGTCGACGCAGAAGACGAAGCAGAACCTGCTCGTCTTCCTGACGCCCCACATCATCCGCTCGCGCGAGGACCTCGAGCGCGCGACGATCCGCAAGCGCGAGCAGTTCGGCGAGGCGGCCGGCCCGCCGCTCGCGCTCGAGAAGGACGACCGCGCGCGCGCCGAGGAGAGCGGCATCGACCTCGCGATGGCGCGCGGCCAGAACCCCGTGCTCGCCACCGTGCGCAGCCACCGCACGCGCTACCCGCTCGAACGCATGCAGGAGCTCGAGAGGTCGACGGGGCTCGCCGCCGGGAACCTCTCCATCGCACAGACCTCGCAGCGCTACGCCGTGCGCGCGGGAGTCTTCACGGACGAGGGCGCGGCGACCGACGCGCTCGCGCGCGTCGTCGATGCCGGCCACGACGCCGCGCTCGTGACGAGCGAGGCGAACGGCGCGCTGGTCTTCGAGCTGCGCGTGGGCCCCTACCCGTCGCTCGACGCCGCACAGACGGCGAGCGCGCTCCTGCGCGGCGGGCTCGGACTCGATGCGAGCGTCGAGATCCTTCCGCCCGACGGCGCGCGCGACCCGCTGCGGGAGGACGCGCCGTGA
- a CDS encoding type II secretion system protein N — MRRWAIRAANAALFTLGCFLAARIAVAILAEVLLPERAEATVGRALPVAGDVSRADTQVILARNLFGAQIAGEAVPTPDTATLEAVETKLPLELLGTVAGEDASVSSAAIQDLGTRKHQVVYVGDAIAAHPSYTVDRIDRGVVYLRGPDKLEKLLLKEDEPDGAKVAAAPQRRGRRVAARTRAQAAPPSDSMAERLAELQEEVGARTTAALYSQARIIPKWEEGKMVGVQLNQVKPGSLYDKIGIRSGDVITSLNGIAIDSPQASSRLLSEFTQAEEFDIVKQDGSTLHVGTSELEGMLSGDDEG, encoded by the coding sequence ATGCGCCGATGGGCCATCCGAGCCGCGAACGCGGCTCTCTTCACGCTCGGCTGCTTCCTGGCGGCTCGCATCGCCGTCGCGATCCTCGCGGAGGTCCTCCTGCCCGAGCGCGCCGAAGCCACCGTCGGGCGAGCCCTTCCCGTCGCGGGCGACGTCTCCCGGGCGGACACGCAGGTGATCCTCGCCCGCAACCTCTTCGGCGCCCAGATCGCGGGAGAGGCCGTCCCCACCCCCGACACGGCGACGCTCGAGGCCGTCGAGACGAAGCTCCCGCTCGAGCTGCTGGGCACGGTCGCGGGCGAGGACGCCTCGGTCTCGAGCGCCGCGATCCAGGACCTCGGCACCCGCAAGCACCAGGTCGTCTACGTCGGCGACGCGATCGCCGCGCACCCGTCGTACACGGTCGATCGCATCGACCGCGGCGTCGTGTATCTGCGCGGCCCCGACAAGCTCGAGAAGCTGCTCCTCAAGGAGGACGAGCCCGACGGCGCGAAGGTGGCCGCCGCTCCGCAGCGCCGGGGCCGGCGCGTGGCCGCACGCACCCGGGCGCAGGCCGCCCCCCCGAGCGACTCGATGGCCGAACGCCTCGCCGAGCTCCAGGAGGAGGTCGGCGCGCGCACGACGGCGGCCCTGTACTCGCAGGCCCGGATCATCCCGAAGTGGGAAGAGGGAAAGATGGTGGGCGTCCAGCTCAACCAGGTGAAGCCGGGCAGCCTCTACGACAAGATCGGCATCCGCAGCGGCGACGTCATCACGTCGCTCAACGGGATCGCGATCGACAGCCCCCAGGCCAGCTCGCGCCTGCTGTCCGAGTTCACGCAGGCCGAAGAGTTCGACATCGTGAAGCAGGACGGCAGCACGCTCCACGTCGGGACGAGCGAGCTCGAGGGAATGCTGTCGGGCGACGACGAGGGATGA